CGCGCGGATCAACCACTTCGGCACCTTCTACGGCCTCGACTTCTTCGTGGCTTTCCATTGCAATTTCGTCCGAGACTTGCTCGTCTGGTGTTTTCTGATCTTTACTACTCATGAATTTCTCCGCGTTTTTAGCATTCATCTCGCTGGTTCGCTTATTATGGGGATCAGTTTCCGGGATTCAAGGGAACGTGACATATTGTCATAAACGTCACTCTATCTGCGCATAAGGACCATCAGCATAATGAACAAACATTTCAACTGCATTGGTATTGTCGGGCATCCTCGTCACCCTACAGCCCTCACCACGCATGAAATGCTGTATCGCTGGCTCTGCACCAAAGGCTACGAGGTGATTGTTGAGCAGCAAATTGCTCAGGAACTTAACCTAAAAAACGTTAAAACCGGCACGCTGGCAGAAATTGGCCAACAGGCCGATCTTGCCGTGGTGGTCGGCGGCGATGGCAATATGCTCGGTGCGGCCCGCGTTCTTGCTCGTTATGATATCAAAGTCATCGGCATCAACCGCGGCAATCTCGGTTTTCTCACCGACCTTGACCCGGATAATGCCCAGCAGCAACTCGCGGATGTCCTTGAAGGCCATTACATTGCTGAACGCCGATTTTTACTTGAAGCCCAGGTTTGCCAGCAGGATACACCGACGCGCCTGAGTACGGCTATCAACGAAGTGGTTTTGCACCCTGGC
This genomic window from Buttiauxella gaviniae contains:
- the nadK gene encoding NAD(+) kinase; translated protein: MNKHFNCIGIVGHPRHPTALTTHEMLYRWLCTKGYEVIVEQQIAQELNLKNVKTGTLAEIGQQADLAVVVGGDGNMLGAARVLARYDIKVIGINRGNLGFLTDLDPDNAQQQLADVLEGHYIAERRFLLEAQVCQQDTPTRLSTAINEVVLHPGKVAHMIEFEVYIDEVFAFSQRSDGLIISTPTGSTAYSLSAGGPILTPSLDAITLVPMFPHTLSARPLVINSSSTIRLRFSHMRSDLEISCDSQIALPIQEGEDVLIRRCDYHLNLIHPKDYSYFNTLSSKLGWSKKLF